A window of the Coprobacter fastidiosus genome harbors these coding sequences:
- a CDS encoding lipoprotein signal peptidase, whose protein sequence is MKLTNGKIAILVIFLVLFIDQFTKIWVKTHMYLGQDIEITKWFYILFIENNGMAFGIEIISKLFLSLFRIAAVIFIGYYLYKIVHRPFKRGYVVCIALILAGAFGNIIDSVFYGVIFDNPTPPFVATLFPEGGGYQSLFHGKVVDMLYFPLFRFYWPDWIPFIGGDSFEFFRPVFNIADSAITIGVIVLLLFYRKYLASVSKN, encoded by the coding sequence ATGAAACTGACAAACGGAAAAATAGCTATACTGGTAATATTTTTAGTATTATTTATCGACCAGTTTACTAAAATATGGGTTAAAACTCACATGTATCTGGGTCAAGATATCGAAATCACAAAATGGTTTTATATTCTATTTATAGAAAACAACGGAATGGCTTTCGGTATAGAAATCATCAGCAAACTGTTTCTTAGTTTGTTTCGTATTGCAGCCGTTATTTTTATCGGATACTACTTGTATAAAATAGTACACCGTCCCTTTAAAAGAGGATATGTCGTTTGCATCGCTCTTATCCTTGCCGGTGCATTCGGTAATATAATAGATAGTGTTTTTTATGGTGTTATATTTGACAACCCGACACCTCCGTTTGTGGCAACCTTATTCCCCGAAGGCGGCGGTTACCAGTCGTTATTTCACGGGAAAGTCGTAGATATGCTCTATTTTCCTCTATTCCGGTTCTATTGGCCTGATTGGATTCCTTTTATCGGAGGAGATTCTTTCGAATTTTTTCGACCGGTTTTTAATATAGCCGATTCGGCTATTACTATAGGGGTAATCGTATTGCTGCTTTTTTATCGAAAATACTTAGCATCTGTGTCGAAGAACTAA
- a CDS encoding DUF4296 domain-containing protein, translated as MRSLFYIALCSVILCLFPACDRTPDHIIKPKAMEDLLVDIHKSEAIIEKNYQKYGSIEQKEELRNAVLKKHGVNKALFDSSLMWYGHHLPKYIKIYDNVIARLKEEDEAVKVLIAENNSQPLSRPGDSVNIWPKEQFYVFEPHIGRSILTFDIPADDNYQEKDIFILKLKFSMLPQIHKQYPHVTLAVKHKNDSIRFISSNIRNNGWATFRVESDSSAINKIYGNIIVPSRPDWIKTFADSISLTRIRYRKSEITRPEITAENDSTATK; from the coding sequence ATGAGATCATTGTTTTATATAGCTTTATGCAGTGTAATTCTTTGCTTATTCCCGGCTTGTGACCGAACTCCCGATCACATTATCAAGCCTAAGGCAATGGAAGATCTCTTAGTCGATATTCATAAATCAGAAGCGATTATAGAAAAAAATTATCAGAAATACGGTTCCATAGAACAAAAAGAAGAACTGCGCAACGCTGTTCTAAAAAAGCATGGAGTAAATAAAGCTTTATTCGACTCTTCTCTAATGTGGTATGGGCATCATTTACCCAAATATATCAAAATATACGATAATGTCATAGCTCGTCTCAAAGAAGAAGATGAAGCCGTAAAAGTATTGATTGCCGAAAACAACTCCCAACCACTCTCCCGTCCCGGAGATTCTGTGAATATATGGCCGAAGGAACAGTTCTATGTTTTCGAACCTCATATCGGACGAAGTATATTGACTTTCGATATTCCTGCAGACGATAATTACCAAGAAAAAGATATTTTTATTTTAAAATTGAAATTCAGCATGTTACCTCAGATACATAAGCAATATCCTCATGTAACATTAGCTGTAAAGCATAAAAATGACTCGATTCGCTTCATCAGTTCTAATATCCGCAATAACGGGTGGGCAACATTCCGAGTCGAATCCGATTCGTCTGCTATCAATAAAATATACGGAAACATTATTGTTCCATCACGTCCCGATTGGATAAAAACTTTCGCCGACAGCATTTCTCTCACCCGTATCCGTTATAGAAAGTCGGAAATAACACGACCGGAAATAACGGCAGAGAATGATTCTACCGCAACAAAATAA
- a CDS encoding DegT/DnrJ/EryC1/StrS family aminotransferase yields the protein MKFQDLQQINARYADELKKVASEVIDSGWYLQGKRVAAFENQLSDYLGCRYTVSVGNGLDALRLIFKAYIVRGLMQPGDEIIVPANTFIATILAITDNGLKPVFVDPDIQTFNLDIEKVEMKITERTRAIVVVHLYGRCCWNEELKHLAEKYRLRVIEDNAQAIGAVSRVEGFNGTYKTGALGDAAAISFYPAKNLGALGDAGAITTNDTELADVIRALANYGSIEKYINVYQGLNSRMDELQAAFLSVKLKYLDKENRARRQVAIWYDKYLNHQDIIKPSIESPEGHVWHQYVIRTVRREELRSYLEKQGIPTMIHYPIPPHKQFCYHQYNDLDLPVSVLLSREVLSLPVSPVITESDVIEISSCIADF from the coding sequence ATGAAATTTCAAGATTTACAGCAAATAAATGCACGTTATGCTGATGAACTGAAAAAAGTTGCGTCAGAAGTGATAGATTCCGGTTGGTATCTGCAAGGAAAAAGAGTTGCCGCATTCGAAAATCAATTAAGTGATTATCTGGGGTGTCGTTATACCGTGTCTGTAGGAAATGGCTTGGACGCATTGAGATTGATATTTAAGGCTTATATCGTGAGGGGTTTGATGCAACCGGGAGACGAAATTATAGTACCGGCCAATACTTTTATCGCTACGATATTGGCAATAACCGATAATGGGTTGAAACCGGTGTTTGTAGATCCTGATATACAGACATTCAATCTCGATATAGAAAAAGTAGAGATGAAAATAACCGAACGTACTCGGGCGATTGTGGTAGTACATCTTTATGGCCGCTGTTGTTGGAATGAAGAGTTAAAACATTTGGCGGAAAAATACAGACTGAGAGTTATAGAAGATAATGCTCAAGCGATAGGAGCGGTCAGTCGGGTAGAAGGGTTTAACGGAACATACAAAACAGGAGCGTTGGGTGATGCTGCGGCGATTAGTTTTTATCCCGCAAAAAATTTAGGAGCGTTGGGTGATGCCGGAGCTATAACTACGAATGATACGGAATTGGCCGATGTGATTCGTGCATTAGCCAATTATGGTTCTATTGAAAAATATATAAATGTTTACCAAGGGTTAAATAGCCGCATGGATGAATTACAGGCTGCATTTTTATCTGTAAAGTTAAAGTATCTCGATAAGGAAAACCGAGCTCGTCGCCAAGTTGCTATTTGGTATGATAAGTATTTGAACCATCAGGACATTATAAAGCCCAGTATAGAATCTCCTGAGGGACATGTGTGGCATCAATATGTGATTCGGACCGTACGGCGGGAAGAACTTCGCTCTTATCTTGAAAAACAAGGTATTCCGACAATGATTCATTATCCTATCCCTCCTCATAAACAGTTTTGTTATCATCAATATAATGATTTAGACCTCCCTGTCTCCGTATTGCTTAGCCGTGAAGTGTTAAGTCTTCCGGTTTCTCCGGTAATCACAGAGTCCGATGTTATTGAAATATCTTCTTGTATAGCGGATTTTTAG
- the glgP gene encoding alpha-glucan family phosphorylase, whose protein sequence is MKVQVSNTNAPCWRDITVKSRVPAQLDILQEMARNISWVWHSEAIEMFRSIDPVLWKSTNGNPVLMLQQINYERLEEIAADKAIMRRINDLYDEFKKYMDVEKRTDLPSVAYFSMEYGLANILKIYSGGLGILAGDYLKEASDCNVDMVAVGFLYRYGYFTQTLSMDGQQLANYEPQNFNQLPVEQVTDENGHPIVLEVPYPGRIIYANIWKVSVGRVPLYLMDTDLDLNSEFDRPITYQLYGGDWEHRMKQEYMLGIGGILMLKRLGIKKDIYHCNEGHAALINVQRLVEYVQNEKLSFEEALEVVRASSLYTVHTPVPAGHDSFDEGLFGKYMGEFPAKLGISWQDLMDLGRENPGTNEKFSMSVFACNTCQEVNGVSWLHGKVSQHMFQPIWKGYAAEELHVGYVTNGVHFPTWAATEWKEFYVEKLGRDFLTHQDDRKMWEKIYDVPDEEIWKLRQTMKNKLVNFVKDDFRENWLKNQGDPSRIVSVLERIDPNALLIGFARRFATYKRAHLLFTDLERLSKIVNNPQYPVQFLFSGKAHPADGAGQDLIKRIVEISRRPEFLGKIIFLENYDMKVAKRLISGVDIWLNTPTRPLEASGTSGEKAEMNGVLNFSVLDGWWYEGYKEGAGWALTDKRTFQDQGHQDQLDAATIYSMLENQIVPLYFAKNSKGYSPEWIQYIKNSIAQIAPEFTMNRMLKDYIDRFYSKEAKRSKLLVADNYKKAKEIAAWKQEVVAKWDSIEIKSVNLPEAILYSPHVGEEYPIEVAIDPKGLGNCIGVELVVTPVEDGQMKPYQVYELNVVKTTDDSTVFHIDYQLRAAGTYKYSFRMYPKNPDLPHRQDFAYVRWF, encoded by the coding sequence ATGAAAGTACAAGTAAGTAATACAAACGCACCGTGTTGGCGTGACATTACGGTAAAATCAAGAGTTCCTGCACAATTGGATATCTTGCAGGAGATGGCTCGTAACATTAGTTGGGTGTGGCATAGTGAGGCGATCGAAATGTTCCGGTCTATTGATCCGGTATTGTGGAAATCGACAAACGGGAATCCTGTATTGATGCTTCAGCAGATTAATTATGAACGCTTGGAAGAAATTGCGGCAGATAAGGCGATAATGCGTCGTATTAATGACTTATACGATGAATTTAAAAAATATATGGATGTAGAAAAGAGAACCGATCTTCCTTCTGTAGCTTATTTCAGCATGGAATACGGTTTGGCTAACATCCTGAAAATATATTCGGGAGGATTGGGAATTCTTGCCGGAGATTATTTAAAAGAGGCCAGTGACTGTAACGTCGATATGGTCGCAGTGGGTTTTTTATATCGGTATGGATATTTTACCCAGACACTTTCTATGGATGGACAGCAGTTGGCTAATTATGAACCTCAAAATTTCAACCAGCTTCCGGTAGAGCAAGTTACTGACGAAAACGGACATCCGATAGTTTTAGAAGTGCCTTATCCGGGACGCATTATTTACGCCAATATCTGGAAAGTAAGCGTCGGGCGGGTTCCTTTATACCTCATGGATACCGATCTCGATTTGAATAGCGAGTTTGACAGACCTATTACATATCAGTTGTATGGGGGAGATTGGGAACATCGTATGAAACAAGAATATATGCTTGGTATAGGTGGTATTCTTATGTTGAAGCGTTTAGGTATCAAGAAGGATATTTATCATTGTAATGAAGGACATGCTGCGCTTATTAATGTGCAGAGGTTGGTAGAGTATGTTCAGAATGAAAAACTTTCATTCGAAGAAGCTCTTGAGGTCGTTCGTGCTTCGTCGCTTTATACGGTGCATACACCTGTTCCGGCCGGTCATGATAGTTTTGATGAAGGATTATTCGGAAAATATATGGGTGAGTTCCCTGCAAAACTGGGAATTTCATGGCAAGACTTGATGGATTTGGGAAGAGAAAATCCAGGGACGAACGAAAAATTCTCGATGAGTGTGTTTGCATGTAATACCTGTCAGGAAGTAAACGGTGTGAGCTGGTTACACGGAAAAGTTTCACAACACATGTTCCAGCCTATTTGGAAAGGATATGCAGCCGAAGAACTTCATGTGGGATATGTGACTAATGGTGTGCATTTTCCTACTTGGGCGGCGACCGAATGGAAAGAGTTCTATGTCGAGAAATTGGGACGGGATTTTTTAACGCATCAAGATGACCGTAAGATGTGGGAAAAAATATACGACGTACCCGATGAGGAGATTTGGAAGCTTCGCCAGACAATGAAAAATAAATTGGTGAATTTTGTGAAAGACGATTTCCGTGAAAACTGGTTGAAAAATCAGGGAGATCCCTCTCGAATTGTTTCTGTTCTTGAGCGTATCGACCCAAATGCACTACTTATCGGGTTTGCTCGTCGTTTTGCAACTTACAAACGGGCACACTTGCTTTTCACCGATCTTGAAAGATTATCCAAGATCGTGAATAATCCTCAATATCCGGTACAATTCCTTTTCTCTGGAAAAGCACATCCTGCGGATGGTGCTGGACAAGATCTTATAAAACGAATTGTCGAAATTTCACGTCGTCCTGAATTTTTAGGAAAGATTATTTTCTTGGAAAATTATGACATGAAAGTAGCCAAACGTCTGATATCCGGTGTAGATATTTGGCTAAATACTCCGACACGCCCTTTAGAGGCATCCGGAACATCTGGAGAAAAAGCCGAAATGAATGGAGTTCTCAATTTCTCCGTGCTTGACGGCTGGTGGTATGAAGGTTATAAAGAAGGTGCAGGCTGGGCATTAACAGATAAACGGACATTCCAAGATCAAGGTCATCAAGATCAATTGGATGCTGCAACGATTTATTCTATGCTTGAAAATCAAATCGTACCTCTTTATTTTGCTAAGAATAGCAAAGGGTATTCACCTGAATGGATTCAGTATATTAAGAATTCCATTGCACAGATTGCCCCAGAGTTTACGATGAACCGTATGCTTAAAGATTATATTGATCGTTTTTATAGCAAAGAGGCCAAACGTTCTAAACTTTTGGTTGCTGACAACTATAAAAAAGCCAAAGAAATAGCCGCTTGGAAGCAAGAAGTCGTAGCTAAATGGGATTCGATCGAAATTAAGTCGGTTAACTTGCCCGAAGCGATACTTTACAGTCCGCATGTAGGCGAAGAATATCCGATTGAGGTAGCTATTGATCCTAAAGGACTTGGAAATTGCATTGGTGTTGAATTAGTCGTTACTCCTGTTGAGGACGGTCAAATGAAACCTTATCAGGTGTATGAACTTAATGTAGTAAAAACGACAGATGATTCTACTGTCTTCCACATCGATTACCAGTTACGGGCAGCGGGAACATACAAATATTCGTTCCGCATGTATCCTAAAAATCCTGATCTTCCTCATCGCCAAGATTTTGCTTACGTGCGTTGGTTCTGA
- a CDS encoding glycosyltransferase encodes MEKNPLNLDYLFEVSWEVCNLVGGIYTVLSTKAKTLQQINKDRNVFIGPDLWKEKESPYFIEVPSLFKDWKKIAAKEGLQVRTGRWDIPGRPIVILIDYNNMYPCRNELFTDMWNWFGVDSLPAYGDYDESCIFAYASALVIESFYKYIRGENLKVIAHFDEWITGMGLLYIRHKLPAVATVFTTHATSIGRSIAGNNKPLYDYLPGYNGDQMARELNMVSKHSLEKHAAHQAHCFTTVSDITARECAQLLERCPDIVTPNGFEENFVPKGALYEEKRNIARERLLKLAGSLVGYEPDECSFLIATSGRYEYKNKGIDLFIEAVRRLKETYTGEKEIIAFVMVPAWSGNAREDLALRMNAVENFKTALPDPFITHALYNYNEDRVMSQIHNGGFSNRPEDKVKIIFIPSYLKGDDGILNLSYYDVLIGLDATAFPSYYEPWGYTPLESIAFGVPTVTTDLSGFGLWSCPSGACPVNEKGVAVLHRTDSNYDEVASQLVETIRDLSGKTVTEIENIRKLAMKTSKQALWKYFISYYEQAYNWALKSVNKTDN; translated from the coding sequence ATGGAAAAGAACCCCCTGAACTTGGACTATCTTTTTGAAGTGAGTTGGGAAGTTTGTAATTTGGTGGGTGGTATTTATACTGTGCTTTCTACTAAAGCAAAAACTTTACAACAGATAAATAAGGATAGAAATGTGTTTATTGGTCCTGATTTGTGGAAAGAAAAAGAATCACCTTATTTTATTGAAGTTCCTTCTCTTTTCAAAGATTGGAAAAAGATAGCTGCAAAAGAAGGATTGCAGGTCAGAACCGGACGTTGGGATATTCCGGGCAGACCGATTGTTATCCTTATTGATTACAATAATATGTACCCTTGTCGTAATGAATTGTTTACCGATATGTGGAATTGGTTCGGTGTAGATTCGTTACCGGCTTATGGTGATTATGACGAGTCGTGTATTTTTGCGTATGCTTCGGCACTCGTGATAGAGAGTTTCTATAAATATATTCGAGGAGAAAATTTAAAAGTGATAGCTCATTTTGATGAGTGGATTACCGGTATGGGGTTGCTGTATATCAGGCATAAATTACCGGCTGTCGCTACTGTTTTTACGACTCATGCGACTTCAATAGGGCGTTCTATTGCCGGGAATAATAAGCCTCTTTATGATTATTTGCCGGGATATAATGGTGATCAGATGGCAAGAGAGTTGAATATGGTATCGAAACATTCGTTAGAAAAACATGCGGCACATCAGGCACATTGTTTTACAACAGTGAGTGATATAACGGCGCGAGAATGTGCTCAGTTGCTCGAGCGCTGTCCGGATATTGTAACGCCTAATGGATTTGAAGAGAATTTTGTACCTAAGGGAGCTTTATATGAGGAAAAACGCAATATTGCTCGTGAGCGGTTATTGAAGCTTGCCGGTTCATTAGTTGGATATGAACCGGATGAGTGTTCGTTTTTAATAGCCACTTCGGGACGTTACGAATATAAAAATAAGGGTATTGACCTTTTCATAGAAGCAGTACGGCGGCTGAAAGAAACCTATACGGGAGAAAAGGAAATAATTGCTTTCGTGATGGTTCCGGCATGGTCAGGAAATGCGCGAGAAGATTTGGCTTTGCGGATGAATGCAGTCGAAAATTTTAAAACAGCATTGCCCGATCCTTTTATAACACATGCACTTTACAATTATAACGAAGACCGTGTTATGTCGCAAATTCATAATGGTGGGTTCTCGAACAGACCGGAAGATAAAGTCAAAATTATTTTTATTCCCTCATATTTAAAAGGTGATGACGGTATATTGAATCTTTCGTATTACGATGTGCTGATCGGTCTGGATGCAACAGCGTTTCCTTCATATTATGAACCGTGGGGATATACTCCGTTGGAGAGTATCGCTTTCGGAGTTCCTACTGTTACGACCGATTTATCAGGATTCGGACTTTGGAGTTGTCCTTCGGGAGCTTGTCCTGTGAACGAAAAGGGTGTTGCCGTATTACATCGGACAGATTCTAATTATGATGAAGTGGCAAGTCAATTAGTGGAGACAATAAGAGATTTGTCCGGTAAAACAGTAACGGAAATCGAAAATATACGCAAGCTTGCAATGAAAACATCGAAGCAGGCATTGTGGAAATATTTTATTTCTTATTATGAACAAGCTTATAATTGGGCTTTGAAAAGTGTAAATAAAACTGACAATTAG
- a CDS encoding 1-acyl-sn-glycerol-3-phosphate acyltransferase gives MRKKVCRFILHLLGWKVEVSVPDYPKCVICVAPHTSNTDFFLGKLAYLSIGRHAGFLIKKDWFFFPLNIIFRSMGGIPVDRSKHSDLIDQIVGKFNKHEHFNIAITPEATRKRNPDWKKGFYFIALKANVPIVLAYIDYKEKSIGLKKTFIPTGDFEKDLIKIKQFYKNYHAKYPDLFAIE, from the coding sequence ATGAGAAAAAAGGTATGCCGTTTCATTTTACACCTATTGGGTTGGAAAGTAGAAGTTTCAGTTCCCGATTATCCTAAATGTGTAATTTGCGTAGCTCCGCATACCAGCAATACCGATTTTTTTCTCGGGAAACTGGCATATCTTTCGATCGGAAGACATGCTGGATTTTTAATAAAAAAAGACTGGTTCTTTTTCCCTTTGAATATTATATTCCGGTCTATGGGGGGCATTCCCGTAGATCGGAGTAAACATTCTGATCTGATCGATCAGATCGTCGGCAAATTCAACAAACACGAACATTTCAACATCGCCATTACCCCAGAAGCAACAAGAAAAAGAAATCCGGATTGGAAAAAAGGATTTTATTTTATCGCTCTAAAAGCAAATGTACCTATCGTACTGGCATATATCGATTATAAAGAAAAATCTATCGGGTTGAAAAAAACATTCATCCCTACCGGAGACTTTGAAAAAGATCTGATCAAGATTAAACAATTCTATAAAAATTATCATGCTAAATACCCCGATTTATTTGCTATAGAATAA
- a CDS encoding nitrilase family protein, translating to MNDLRITPIQTDIIWENKEANLNKQQITLQKLKGTTDIVIFPEMFTTGFSMNSRNLAETENGETISRLKYWANTYEFALVGSFICNQNDKFYNRGFFIAPGNQITFYDKRHLFRVGKENLSFSEGQQQTIISYKGWNICLSICYDLRFPVWLRNNNIRYDLLIIPACWPHSRISVWDILLQARAIENQAYVCGVNRIGYDPTGIYYSGHSAVIDPKGKIILSTPEERETHITTTLSAEKLIAFRQKFPVLQDADSFTIHI from the coding sequence ATGAATGACCTCCGCATAACGCCAATACAAACAGATATTATCTGGGAAAATAAAGAAGCAAACCTAAACAAACAACAAATAACACTCCAAAAGCTAAAAGGGACAACCGATATTGTTATTTTTCCGGAAATGTTCACTACCGGATTTTCAATGAACAGTCGAAATCTTGCTGAAACTGAAAACGGAGAAACAATTTCGAGATTAAAGTATTGGGCTAATACTTATGAATTTGCTCTTGTCGGAAGTTTTATCTGTAATCAAAATGACAAGTTTTATAATCGAGGATTCTTTATAGCACCGGGTAACCAAATTACATTTTATGACAAACGGCATCTATTCCGTGTAGGAAAAGAAAACCTAAGTTTTTCCGAAGGACAACAACAAACAATAATTTCTTACAAAGGGTGGAATATTTGCTTATCGATATGTTATGATCTGCGTTTTCCGGTATGGTTACGCAACAATAATATCCGGTACGATCTATTAATCATACCGGCATGTTGGCCTCACTCCCGCATCTCGGTATGGGATATATTATTGCAAGCACGAGCAATAGAAAATCAAGCATATGTCTGCGGTGTAAATCGCATAGGGTATGATCCTACGGGAATATATTATTCCGGACACTCGGCCGTTATAGATCCGAAAGGAAAAATTATTTTATCGACACCCGAAGAAAGGGAAACACACATTACGACAACTTTATCGGCAGAAAAGTTAATCGCATTTAGACAAAAATTTCCTGTATTACAGGATGCTGACTCTTTTACTATACACATTTAA
- a CDS encoding META domain-containing protein yields the protein MKKWMYVATAVVLCGTISCSSKKESKSTQSYTTSTEVLQGSWNIISVDGKKIVSEEPTFLAFDLKEKRIHGNNGCNIINGELIVGDDGSFRLDKVISTMRACMGENPERQIMEALNNTTSFKIESDKFLKLYNANKKEVITLKRQPFSELEGTWDVTLINEKPLTDDQKPFITFNTKDRKITGNAGCNRMNGQITTDNANEYFLSLGQIATTRMACPGNTEPTFLKALENVKAFKLLPEKNGKKYAGLCDSEGKIIITLEKRNDR from the coding sequence ATGAAAAAATGGATGTATGTAGCAACTGCTGTTGTTCTTTGCGGAACAATCTCATGCAGTTCAAAAAAAGAAAGTAAATCGACACAATCTTATACAACTTCGACCGAAGTTCTGCAAGGAAGCTGGAATATTATTTCTGTCGATGGAAAAAAAATCGTCAGCGAAGAACCGACATTCCTCGCATTCGATCTCAAAGAAAAAAGAATACATGGAAATAATGGATGCAATATCATCAACGGGGAATTGATCGTCGGAGACGATGGTTCTTTCCGCTTAGATAAAGTTATCAGTACAATGAGGGCTTGTATGGGAGAGAATCCCGAACGCCAAATTATGGAAGCTCTTAATAATACGACTTCTTTTAAAATCGAATCTGATAAATTTCTCAAACTGTATAATGCAAATAAAAAAGAAGTGATCACTCTAAAAAGGCAACCATTCTCTGAGCTTGAAGGGACATGGGACGTCACCTTGATAAACGAAAAACCTCTCACCGATGATCAAAAGCCTTTTATTACATTCAATACAAAAGATCGGAAAATTACAGGAAACGCAGGCTGTAACCGTATGAACGGACAAATAACGACAGACAATGCCAATGAATATTTCCTATCTTTAGGACAGATTGCGACCACCCGTATGGCATGTCCGGGAAACACAGAACCTACATTTCTAAAAGCTTTAGAAAATGTAAAGGCATTTAAATTGTTACCGGAAAAGAATGGAAAAAAGTATGCAGGTCTTTGTGATTCGGAAGGGAAAATAATCATTACACTCGAAAAAAGAAACGACCGGTAA
- a CDS encoding TIGR02757 family protein, protein MNQIDIQQLRDWAAEYNRDKFIHSDPVQFPHRYSEAKDIEISAFLTAWISYGNRKCIITKAEELDRMFGGSPLHFILNNKYSNYQNNYNSFYRFFKYHDLYEICERMHYCYQKFGSLESALKSTPGQTLVQRIQNLFININGIPKPEGNSACKRICMFLRWMIRQDKTVDFGIWESFSPSELIVPLDTHVHQIAKKCGITQRSTPDIKTAMEITDFMKQIFPEDPCLGDFALFGYGINNK, encoded by the coding sequence ATGAACCAAATAGACATACAACAATTAAGAGACTGGGCAGCCGAATATAACCGGGATAAATTCATACATTCCGATCCGGTACAATTTCCGCACAGATATTCAGAAGCAAAAGATATAGAGATAAGCGCTTTTCTCACAGCATGGATTTCTTACGGTAATCGAAAATGTATCATAACCAAGGCCGAAGAATTGGATCGTATGTTCGGAGGCTCACCCCTACACTTTATCCTGAACAATAAATATTCTAACTATCAAAATAATTATAATAGTTTCTATCGCTTTTTCAAATATCACGATCTGTATGAAATTTGTGAACGAATGCATTATTGTTACCAAAAATTCGGATCTTTAGAGTCTGCATTAAAATCGACCCCCGGACAGACTCTTGTTCAACGAATACAAAATCTTTTTATCAATATAAACGGGATTCCGAAACCGGAAGGGAACTCGGCTTGCAAACGAATTTGTATGTTTTTGCGTTGGATGATCCGGCAAGATAAAACCGTAGATTTCGGAATCTGGGAAAGTTTTTCTCCATCAGAGCTGATAGTTCCTCTCGACACACACGTACATCAAATCGCAAAAAAATGCGGTATAACCCAAAGATCGACACCGGACATCAAAACAGCTATGGAAATAACAGACTTTATGAAACAAATTTTTCCTGAAGATCCCTGTCTCGGGGACTTTGCACTCTTCGGATACGGAATAAACAACAAATAA
- a CDS encoding GNAT family N-acetyltransferase: MVVRITENKKRFLNLLLLADEQESMIDRYLERGEMFVLYKKEIPVAACVITDEGDNVCEIKNIAVLPQYQRQGYGRRLIDFLFERYKKSYRVMLVGTGDTFSTISFYEHCGFVRSHYLPGFFTDHYDHPIFEEGKQLVDMVYLKKEL; this comes from the coding sequence ATGGTAGTTCGTATTACCGAAAATAAAAAACGATTTCTTAATTTGTTGCTGCTTGCCGATGAGCAGGAATCTATGATAGACCGCTATTTGGAAAGAGGAGAGATGTTTGTCCTTTATAAAAAAGAGATTCCGGTAGCGGCATGTGTTATTACCGATGAAGGAGATAATGTTTGTGAAATAAAGAATATAGCTGTCTTACCTCAATATCAACGACAGGGATATGGCAGACGTTTGATAGATTTCTTATTTGAGCGTTATAAAAAATCTTATCGGGTTATGCTTGTTGGGACGGGAGATACTTTTTCAACCATATCTTTTTATGAACATTGCGGCTTTGTGCGTTCTCATTATCTTCCAGGATTTTTTACAGATCATTATGACCATCCGATATTTGAAGAAGGGAAGCAATTGGTAGATATGGTTTATTTAAAAAAAGAATTATGA
- a CDS encoding YqaE/Pmp3 family membrane protein, translating to MSLGRVLLSIIFPPLAVLDKGCGSVLIVFILTIVGWVPGVIAALVILNKSEV from the coding sequence ATGTCATTAGGTAGAGTGCTTCTTTCTATTATCTTTCCACCACTTGCAGTATTGGATAAAGGCTGTGGATCTGTTCTTATTGTATTTATTCTTACAATAGTAGGATGGGTTCCCGGAGTAATAGCTGCATTAGTTATTTTAAATAAATCGGAAGTATAA
- a CDS encoding TIGR04076 family protein, protein MKKCKITVMRTACYRDLMAKYENYIEHACDMKEGQTFIANGWEKPDGMCESAWQSMSPFVMTLAHGGSNFYNGWMKNKKSAMISCNDGFRPVSFLIETLDEDAE, encoded by the coding sequence ATGAAAAAATGTAAGATTACCGTTATGCGAACGGCCTGCTATCGAGATTTAATGGCAAAATATGAAAACTATATCGAACATGCATGCGATATGAAAGAAGGACAAACATTTATCGCTAACGGTTGGGAAAAACCTGATGGCATGTGCGAGAGTGCTTGGCAAAGCATGTCGCCTTTTGTGATGACTTTAGCTCATGGCGGGAGCAATTTTTATAACGGATGGATGAAGAATAAAAAATCGGCCATGATCTCATGTAATGACGGATTTCGCCCGGTAAGTTTCTTAATCGAAACTTTGGATGAAGACGCAGAATGA